From Triticum urartu cultivar G1812 chromosome 2, Tu2.1, whole genome shotgun sequence, a single genomic window includes:
- the LOC125536485 gene encoding putative E3 ubiquitin-protein ligase SINA-like 6, with amino-acid sequence MSARSAWDEELAGASEGVACKGGHLACADCRVERPGNQRQCQKCEHGGGFDVWNTTVDSVLSSVTVEYPHEGYGLYVTYHKLADHQSVCPLTPCKCPVPVCGYEGPPPALYHHISTTHPMPVHRIQYGKVLQLQVPLSEPRLLLFAEEDRRAFFLVGGVLDIGAPIAVSVVCIRAGTSPLPHYVAKLWANGPPGEPKGTTDAVKVEMEVTSSKDPGDVDVQELTFLTVPPKLLAGAKLVSLHIQIDK; translated from the exons ATGAGCGCGCGGAGCGCGTGGGACGAAGAACTAGCTGGGGCGAGCGAGGgggttgcg tgcaagggagggcacctggcGTGCGCGGACTGCCGCGTCGAGCGCCCCGGGAACCAGCGGCAGTGCCAGAAGTGCGAGCACGGCGGTGGCTTCGACGTGTGGAACACGACGGTGGACTCTGTCCTTTCATCGGTGACGGTGGAGTACCCGCACGAAGGCTATGGGCTctacgtcacttaccacaagctcgccgatCACCAGAGCGTGTGTCCACTCACACCCTGCAAATGCCCCGTGCCCGTCTGCGGCTACGAAGGCCCGCCGCCGGCGCTCTaccaccacatcagcaccacgcatcccatgcccgtgcacaggatccagtacggcaaggtgctccagctgcaagtgccactgtcggagccacggctcttgctgttcgcggaggaggaccgccgcgcgtttttcttggtcggtggcgtgctcgacatcggcgcgcctatcgccgtgtcggtcgtctgcatcagagcggggacgtccccactgccgcactacgtggccaagctgtgggcgaacggcccgccgggggagcccaaaggcacgaccgacgccgtcaaggtggaaatggaggtgacaagcagcaAGGATCCCGGTGACGTCGACGTGCAGGAGCTGACCTTCTTGACAGTTCCGCCCAAGCTGCTGGCCGGGGCTAAGCTtgtgtccctccacattcagattgacaag